The nucleotide sequence TCTCGAAGACGGTCAGATGGGTGGCGTCGCCGACCTCGTCGAGGTCGGTCGTGCGCAGACAGCGCTGGACGTCGACGAGGCGCCGGCCGAGCGGGTGGGGGCGTCCCTCCAGGTAGGGGGTGAGGGGGTGCATGCCGGAGGTGGTGAACAGGACGGGGTCGCCGGGCGGCGGCAGGAGGGTCGATCCGGTGATGCGGCGGTGACCGCGCTCCTCGAAGTACTCGACGAACGTGCGGACGATCTGTTCGGTCTTCATGGGGTGACTCCTTCGCGTCAGCGCACGGGAGGCACCGGAGAACGGGGCCGGATCGGTCGTCGGACCGGGAAGGGGAACCACGGAACCACCGGCGGGCCGTTTCCGGTCGCCGGTGGAAAGGGGGGAAGGTCAGACGGCGGCAACCGGCGAGCTGGTCGCTCGCGCGGTCGCGGTGAGGCTTCGGCCGGTGACGTTCATACAACGACTTTAACGCGCCTCCTGTCCCGGGTCATCCGGTTTTCGCAGGTGGTGAGGTGGTTCGGCGGCTGGAGCCGCTGATCTTCGCCGCGCGGGATCCGAGACGTTTTCTGTCGAGACCGTTACATTGTCAACGACCCGGTGCTTACGGAAAGTGCTCCTCGGCGACCATTCCATCCCTCCGCTTACCACCCCCCTGATCAACAGCCGGGCCCTGCCCCGGGGTTGCCGCCGTCCGGGGGCGGGCAGGTTTGGAGGGTTGCAGGGCGGGCATCGTCCGACGTCAGCGGCGGTGACGACGCGGATCGGCCAACGCCTGGCCGAAACGAAGGGAGTTGGTGCCCCAGGAGCTGAGAGCGCGATCACCCACAAGTCGACGGTCAACAAGTGTCAACGATCGGGCAGGCTTGCCCCTGCCCCCGCCAGAGAGCGCTCGCACACTGGCCCGCATCCCGAAGCGGGCCGAGGAAGAAGGAGGCTGGTCCCGATGACAGTGCGTGCCGTCGAGCTCCCCCAGCTGTGGATGCCCTATCCGCTGCGGGTGAACCCCTACCTGTCGGCCCTGCGCGAGGAGAGCGAGACCTGGGCCCGCGAGATGGGCATGCTGGGCGGCGAAGGACCGTCCGCCCGCGGCGCGATATGGACCCGCTCCCAGTTCCACGCCATGACCGTGGAGCTGCTGACCGCCTGGACCCTGCCGGACGCCTCGCTCGCCGGTCTGCGGCTCAACCACCGCTTCAACATCTGGGCGCTGGCCTGGGACGACTACTTCGCGTCCACCTTCAAGCAGACCGGCGACCTGCCCGGGGCGCTGGACTTCACCGCCCGGCTGCACGCCTTCCTGCGACCAGAGGCCGACGCCCGGTCGCCAGAACCGGTGAACGCCGTCGAGCGCGGTATCGCCGATCTCCAGAAGCACCTGTTCCCGCCCCGACTGGCCCACTGGCGCCAGGAGTTCAACCTCGCGCTCGCCCACTACATCGACGCCGGCGTGCAGGAACTCACCAACAGCCGCGGCGGCCGCGTCCCCCATCTCATCGAGTACGCGCCGTTCCGACGCGAGAGCTTCGCCGCCCACACCGCCCCCTACTCCGTCGAACTGGCCACCGGCGCGCGGATACCCGAGCAGCTCCGGCACACCAGGACCGTCCACGCCCTGCTCGACGCGTTCATGGACGTCATGGGCCTGGCAAACGATGTCGCCTCCTACGAACGGGAGGTCCACGAGGAACGCGACGTCAACAACCTCGTGGTGGTCATCGGAACGTCCCTCGGCATCACCCTCCACCAGGCCGTACCCGCCGCGCTGCACATGGTGAACGCCCGCATGCGGGACTTCGAGCACCTGCGGCACCACGAACTGCCGCCGCTGGTCGACCGGTTCGGGCTGCGCCCCGACGAGCGGGAGGAGCTGGAGACCTGGCTCGGGGGAGCCGCCAGCTTCCTCTCGGGCCTCCACGCCTGGTACACCGGGGCGCCCCGCTACGCGCCCACGGACCACTCCGTACCGGAGCAGCGTCAGCGCGGCGGTTCCGAGGGGGCTGCCGACAGACACGCGCCGGCAGCCTCCTCCCTGGCCCGGGGCGCGGAGGCCCAGACGTGCGGGCCTACCGCCTCCGCAGGAAGCGCATGACCCTCGTACGCCAGGTGGCGCGGGGTCCGGGGCCGTGTTCCGACGCGGGCCCGGACGCCCCTCCCGTGGCCCCGCCGCCGGGCACCGGGCCGGGCGGCGGCGCCTGATCCGACGGGCGGGCGGGTCCGGGGCCGGGCGACGGCCACAGCGGCGCCGACGGGGGCCCGAAGCTCGGGGCCGGCGGGGCGGGCAGCGGGTTCGGGACGTCGTGCCCCTCGGGGACGCGGGGGGCGAAGTGCACGGGCAGCGCCGTCAGGTGCCGGGCCCAGGTGGAGGAGCGCCAGGACAGGCTCTCCTCGGGGACGGCCAGGGCGATGTCGGGCAGCCGGGTGAGCAGGATGTCGATGCCGGCGTCGGCGATGATGCGGCCGATGTCCTGGCCGGGGCACTCGTGGGTGCCGGCGCTGAACGACAGGTGGGCGCGGTTGTGGTGGACGGGGGTCGAGGCGTCCGGGCGGATCGCCTTGTCGACGTTCCCGGCGGCCAGGCCGAGCAGCAGCATGTCGCCCGCCTTGATCTGCCGGCCGCCGAGGGTGGTGTCGCCGTTGGCCCACCGGCCGGGGCACACCATCAGCGGCGGCTCGTCCCAGAGGACCTGCTCGACGGCCTCGGGCAGGGTCATCTGGCCGCCGGCCAGCGATCCTCGGAACCGGGGGTCGGTGACCACCATGCGCAGGACGTTGGACATGAGGTTGGCGGTCGTCTCGTACCCCGCGAGGAGGATGAGGCGCAGGTGGTGCAGCACCTCCTCGTCGGTGAGCCCGGCGGGGTGTGCCATCAGCGCGGAGGCGATGTCCTGCCCCGGCCGGGACCGCTTGGCGACGACGAGCTGTTCGAGGCACTCGATCACGTAGGCGTTGCTGGCGAGCGAGGTCTCGGTGGCCTTGAAGAGGTCACGGGCGGCGTGCACGAGCCGGGGCCCGGACTCGTCCGACATGCCGAGCAGATGGGTCAGCGTGAGCATCGGCAGGTGCTCGGTGAACTGCCCGACCAGCTCCACCTCGCCGTCCTCGCAGAACGTGTCGATCAGCTGGTGCGCGAAGCGGGTGATGTGGCGGCGGACCCCCCGGTGGTCGAACTGGCTGAGCCCGGCCGTGACCGCCCCGCGCAGCCGCTGGTGCTCCTCGCCGTCGGCGCACACGCAGTCGGGACGCCAGCCGATCATCGGGACGAGGGGCGAGGTGGCGGGGTCGATCTCGCCGCTCCGCCAGCCGTGCCAGACGCGCGGGTCGCGGGAGTACTGCGTCGGGCGGCTGGCCACGTCGCGGTTCTCCAGGTAGCCGAGCACGAGCCAGGCGCGGACGTCTCCGTCGAGCAGCACGGGGGCGACCGGGCCGTGTTCGGCGCGCAGTGCCTCGTACAGGCCCATGGGGTCCGTCTCGGCGGCGGGGCCGTAGAGCCGGGTCGCTCCGCCGGGTCCCTTGGAGGCGTGGGCCGGGCAGCCCGGGGGCGGGACCGCCCCTGCCTTCTCGGCGGTGTGTTCGGCGGGTGGGAGGGTCATGCGGTCTCCTGGGCGGCGGCGAGGGTGCACAGGTAGACCATCAGCGACAGCAGGGCGTCACGGCAGGACGCCCGGTCTCGTGCGTCACAGGTGACGATGGGTACGGAGTCGCTGAGGGCCAGAGCAGTGCGCAGGTCGTGTAGGGGGTGCTGCGGTGCCTCGGGGAAGGTGTTGACGGCCACGACGAAGGGGACGCGGCGGTCCTCGAGGCGGGTGATGACCTCGAAACAGACTTCGATCTGGCGGGTGTCGACGAGGACGACGGCGCCGAGCGCGCCTTCGAAGATGCCGTTCCACAGGAACCAGAAGCGCTCCTGTCCGGGTGTGCCGAACAGGTAGAGGACCAGCTCCTGGTTGATGCTGATCCGTCCGAAGTCCATCGCGACGGTCGTGGTGTTCTTGCCCTGGGCGCCGGGATTGTGGTCGATCCCCACGCCCGCCTGGGTCATGGTCTCC is from Streptomyces venezuelae ATCC 10712 and encodes:
- a CDS encoding cytochrome P450, which gives rise to MTLPPAEHTAEKAGAVPPPGCPAHASKGPGGATRLYGPAAETDPMGLYEALRAEHGPVAPVLLDGDVRAWLVLGYLENRDVASRPTQYSRDPRVWHGWRSGEIDPATSPLVPMIGWRPDCVCADGEEHQRLRGAVTAGLSQFDHRGVRRHITRFAHQLIDTFCEDGEVELVGQFTEHLPMLTLTHLLGMSDESGPRLVHAARDLFKATETSLASNAYVIECLEQLVVAKRSRPGQDIASALMAHPAGLTDEEVLHHLRLILLAGYETTANLMSNVLRMVVTDPRFRGSLAGGQMTLPEAVEQVLWDEPPLMVCPGRWANGDTTLGGRQIKAGDMLLLGLAAGNVDKAIRPDASTPVHHNRAHLSFSAGTHECPGQDIGRIIADAGIDILLTRLPDIALAVPEESLSWRSSTWARHLTALPVHFAPRVPEGHDVPNPLPAPPAPSFGPPSAPLWPSPGPGPARPSDQAPPPGPVPGGGATGGASGPASEHGPGPRATWRTRVMRFLRRR
- a CDS encoding terpene synthase family protein, giving the protein MTVRAVELPQLWMPYPLRVNPYLSALREESETWAREMGMLGGEGPSARGAIWTRSQFHAMTVELLTAWTLPDASLAGLRLNHRFNIWALAWDDYFASTFKQTGDLPGALDFTARLHAFLRPEADARSPEPVNAVERGIADLQKHLFPPRLAHWRQEFNLALAHYIDAGVQELTNSRGGRVPHLIEYAPFRRESFAAHTAPYSVELATGARIPEQLRHTRTVHALLDAFMDVMGLANDVASYEREVHEERDVNNLVVVIGTSLGITLHQAVPAALHMVNARMRDFEHLRHHELPPLVDRFGLRPDEREELETWLGGAASFLSGLHAWYTGAPRYAPTDHSVPEQRQRGGSEGAADRHAPAASSLARGAEAQTCGPTASAGSA
- a CDS encoding GTP-binding protein, yielding MDYANSDALVTGRHDTELLLPHSARGVKVVVVGGFGVGKTTMVGSVSEIPPLTTEETMTQAGVGIDHNPGAQGKNTTTVAMDFGRISINQELVLYLFGTPGQERFWFLWNGIFEGALGAVVLVDTRQIEVCFEVITRLEDRRVPFVVAVNTFPEAPQHPLHDLRTALALSDSVPIVTCDARDRASCRDALLSLMVYLCTLAAAQETA